Proteins encoded within one genomic window of Theobroma cacao cultivar B97-61/B2 chromosome 7, Criollo_cocoa_genome_V2, whole genome shotgun sequence:
- the LOC18593445 gene encoding aspartate carbamoyltransferase, chloroplastic, with product MASSSSFSTCTLNRGSFATKAINFNKVFKCNFSSLPNRLPVSAKLSADFTCSRLLTSEKSLKLDQSQRLSRNGMQCCALEVEDVPTFLVGKKFQLDDVIEAQQFDRDILNAIFEVAREMENIEKKSPGSQILKGYLMATLFYEPSTRTRLSFESAMKRLGGEVLTTENAREFSSAAKGETLEDTIRTIEGYSDIIVMRHFESGAARRAAATAGIPIINAGDGPGQHPTQALLDVYTIEREIGKLDGIRVGLVGDLANGRTVRSLAYLLAKYQDVKIYFVSPDVVKMKDDIKDYLTSMGVEWEESADLMEVASKCDVVYQTRIQRERFGERIDLYEEARGKYIVDKEVLKVMQKHAVVMHPLPRLDEITVDVDADPRAAYFRQAKNGLYIRMALLKLLLVGW from the exons ATggcatcttcatcatcattttctacATGCACACTGAATAGGGGCTCGTTTgctacaaaagcaataaatttcaataaagtGTTCAAGTGCAATTTCTCAAGTCTCCCTAATAGACTCCCTGTTAGTGCTAAGTTATCTGCTGACTTTACCTGTTCAAGGTTGTTAACCAGTGAGAAATCTCTGAAATTGGATCAAAGCCAAAGGCTTTCAAGGAATGGGATGCAGTGCTGTGCGTTGGAAGTCGAGGATGTACCTACATTTTTGGTGGGGAAGAAGTTTCAACTTGATGATGTGATTGAAGCTCAACAATTTGATAGAGATATTCTAAATGCTATATTTGAAGTTGCACGTGAGATGGAGAATATTGAGAAGAAATCGCCTGGAAGTCAAATTCTCAAAGGTTACCTGATGGCCACCCTTTTCTATGAGCCCTCAACTAGAACTAGACTTTCATTTGAGTCTGCCATGAAGCGGCTAGGTGGTGAAGTTCTGACAACCGAAAATGCACGAGAGTTTTCGTCAGCGGCAAAAGGAGAGACACTTGAAG ATACTATAAGAACGATTGAAGGGTACTCTGATATAATTGTGATGCGACACTTTGAAAGCGGTGCTGCTAGAAGAGCAGCAGCTACTGCAGGCATTCCTATTATCAATGCTGGTGATGGTCCTGGACAACATCCCACCCAG GCCCTTTTAGATGTCTACACCATAGAAAGAGAGATAGGAAAACTGGATGGCATCAGAGTTGGGCTTGTAGGAGATCTCGCCAATGGAAGAACAGTTCGTTCTCTTGCCTACTTGCTGGCAAAGTACCAAGATGTGAAGATCTACTTTGTCTCCCCTGATGTTGTTAAAATGAAG GATGACATTAAAGATTATTTGACATCAATGGGTGTGGAGTGGGAAGAAAGTGCTGACTTAATGGAAGTGGCCTCTAAGTGTGATGTGGTGTATCAAACTCGTATTCAACGAGAACGGTTCGGAGAGAGAATTGATCTTTACGAAGAAGCGCGAGGTAAGTATATAGTGGACAAGGAAGTGCTAAAGGTGATGCAGAAGCATGCTGTGGTCATGCATCCTCTCCCAAGGCTCGATGAGATCACCGTGGATGTTGATGCAGATCCAAGGGCTGCCTATTTTAGACAGGCAAAGAATGGTCTTTATATCCGGATGGCTCTTTTAAAACTATTACTTGTTGGGTGGTGA
- the LOC18593449 gene encoding GDP-L-galactose phosphorylase 2, protein MMLRIKRVPTVLSNYQKDEAEETARRSGGCGKNCLRSCCIPGAKLPLYAFKKVTNTQSEKGVRGNENKEPPVAFLDSLVLGEWEDRMQRGLFRYDVTACETKVIPGEYGFIAQLNEGRHLKKRPTEFRVDKVLQPFDGNKFNFTKVGQEEVLFQFAASEDGEVQFFPNAPIDVENSPSVVAINVSPIEYGHVLLIPRILECLPQRIDRQSFLLALCMAAEAGNPYFRLGYNSLGAFATINHLHFQAYYLAVPFPIEKAPTRKITTLSDGVIISELLKYPVRGLVFEGGNTIQDLSDTVSDACICLQDNNIPYNVLISDCGKRIFLLPQCYAEKQALGEVSPELLDTQVNPAVWEISGHMVLKRRKDYDEASDENAWRLLAEVSLSEERFREVNALIFEAIAIGETIAETLLDEPDTKTQSLEIENAITKSSHRPMVAGTHECLVLQ, encoded by the exons ATGATGCTCAGGATTAAGAGGGTTCCCACCGTTCTTTCGAACTACCAAAAGGATGAGGCGGAAGAGACTGCTCGCCGTAGCGGTGGGTGTGGAAAGAATTGCCTTAGAAGCTGTTGCATTCCAG GAGCAAAGCTTCCTTTATATGCTTTCAAGAAGGTGACCAATACCCAGAGTGAAAAAGGGGTGCGTGGAAATGAGAACAAAGAGCCTCCCGTTGCTTTTCTTGACTCACTCGTTCTTGGAGAG TGGGAGGATCGCATGCAAAGAGGGCTCTTTCGATATGATGTCACTGCCTGTGAAACCAAG GTGATTCCTGGTGAATATGGCTTCATTGCCCAGCTGAATGAAGGGCGCCACCTTAAGAAGAGGCCAACTGAGTTCCGTGTTGATAAGGTCCTCCAGCCCTTTGACGGGAACAAATTCAACTTCACCAAAGTCGGGCAAGAAGAGGTGCTTTTCCAGTTTGCAGCAAGTGAAGATGGTGAAGTTCAGTTCTTTCCAAATGCTCCAATCGATGTGGAGAATTCTCCAAGTGTTGTTGCCATAAAT GTTAGTCCTATCGAATATGGACATGTGCTGTTGATCCCTCGAATTCTCGAATGCTTGCCCCAGAGGATCGACCGTCAGAGCTTCTTGCTTGCACTTTGTATGGCAGCTGAAGCTGGGAATCCGTACTTCAGATTGGGTTACAACAGCTTGGGTGCATTTGCTACAATCAACCACCTGCACTTCCAG GCTTACTACTTGGCTGTGCCCTTTCCCATTGAGAAAGCTCCCACCAGGAAGATAACCACTTTGAGTGATGGAGTGATCATCTCAGAGCTTTTAAAGTATCCAGTCAGAGGCCTAGTCTTTGAGGGTGGTAACACTATCCAGGACTTGTCTGACACAGTCTCTGATGCCTGCATTTGCCTTCAAGATAACAACATACCATACAATGTCCTCATCTCTGACTGTGGAAAGCGGATCTTTCTCCTTCCACAG TGTTATGCTGAGAAACAAGCTCTTGGGGAAGTGAGTCCAGAGCTATTGGACACCCAGGTGAACCCAGCTGTGTGGGAAATTAGTGGTCATATGGTGTTAAAAAGGAGGAAGGACTACGACGAGGCATCTGATGAAAATGCTTGGAGGCTCCTTGCAGAGGTTTCTCTCTCTGAGGAGAGGTTCCGTGAGGTGAATGCACTTATCTTTGAAGCCATTGCCATTGGCGAAACCATTGCTGAGACTCTGCTAGACGAGCCTGATACTAAAACCCAGTCTCTTGAAATAGAGAATGCTATCACCAAAAGCTCCCACCGCCCTATGGTGGCTGGGACGCATGAATGCCTTGTTCTGCAGTGA
- the LOC18593447 gene encoding uncharacterized protein LOC18593447 yields MKKGLHPQMQWISYVTQSGRLINVMMTKIHSVDKVYHLRAKRQMAASLGQIAKFNRRYGLEKPENTENNEK; encoded by the coding sequence atgaagaaaggatTGCACCCTCAGATGCAATGGATATCTTACGTGACCCAGAGTGGTCGATTGATAAAtgttatgatgacaaaaatacATAGTGTTGATAAAGTTTATCACTTGAGGGCGAAACGCCAAATGGCTGCAAGTTTAGGACAGATTGCTAAGTTTAACCGTCGTTATGGGCTGGAGAAGCCAGAGAACACAGAGAACAATGAGAAATGA